A region from the Paraburkholderia youngii genome encodes:
- a CDS encoding chloride channel protein, whose translation MSRPFPSRSHAVMRRTKRLWRQYGIFWLGAIAVGLVAVLYARLIDWGYDAFLDVRQRYPWAPLVITPVVAALAVWLTRKFFRGSEGSGIPQVIATLHTKQRGYGARLLSLRILLGKIGVSFIAILGGLTIGREGPTVQVGAALMFNLRRFYPRSNAQIERQLALAGAAAGLSAAFNTPLAGVVFAIEELTRSFEARTSGVLITAIVVAGVVALGLNGNYTYFGTIRIGAHFPDLLAVAVVLTAIVTGIAGGIFGWLLLNTARWIPAPLRQLHGERPVVFAALCGFAIAVVGVIAGGTTFGSGYTEARGLLEGHGQLSVFYPFLKMIAMVGSYLPGIPGGIFAPSLSIGAGFGNLLHMVFDSMQLPMLIALAMVGYLAAVTQSPITSFVIVMEMIDGHALVISLMATALIASRVSRLFAPPLYESLAERYMAPLPQPAPAPVPEVPEVEVPEAGSVDGEPPAGDAADDITTDASGSPRQ comes from the coding sequence ATGTCCCGGCCCTTCCCTTCCCGTTCGCACGCTGTCATGCGGCGCACGAAACGCCTGTGGCGGCAATACGGCATCTTCTGGCTCGGTGCCATCGCCGTCGGTCTGGTCGCGGTGCTCTATGCGCGTCTGATCGACTGGGGTTATGACGCGTTTCTCGATGTCCGGCAGCGATATCCGTGGGCACCGCTCGTGATCACACCTGTGGTCGCGGCGCTCGCGGTCTGGCTCACGCGCAAGTTCTTTCGCGGCTCCGAGGGCAGCGGCATCCCGCAGGTCATCGCGACGCTGCACACGAAGCAGCGCGGGTACGGCGCGAGGCTGCTCTCGCTGCGAATTCTGCTCGGCAAGATCGGAGTATCGTTTATCGCGATTCTCGGCGGCTTGACGATCGGCCGTGAAGGACCGACCGTGCAGGTCGGCGCCGCGCTGATGTTCAATCTGCGCCGCTTCTATCCGCGCTCGAATGCGCAGATCGAACGGCAGCTCGCGTTGGCGGGCGCGGCAGCGGGTTTATCGGCGGCATTCAATACGCCGCTCGCGGGCGTCGTGTTCGCAATCGAGGAATTGACGCGCAGCTTCGAGGCCCGCACGAGCGGTGTGCTGATCACCGCGATCGTCGTTGCGGGTGTAGTCGCGCTGGGCCTGAATGGCAACTACACGTATTTCGGCACGATCAGGATCGGCGCGCATTTCCCCGATCTGCTCGCCGTCGCGGTGGTGCTCACCGCAATCGTCACGGGCATCGCGGGCGGCATTTTCGGCTGGCTGCTGCTCAACACCGCGCGCTGGATTCCGGCGCCGCTGCGTCAGTTGCACGGCGAGCGGCCGGTCGTGTTCGCCGCGCTGTGCGGCTTCGCAATCGCCGTGGTCGGCGTAATCGCGGGCGGCACGACGTTCGGCAGCGGCTATACCGAAGCGCGTGGCCTGCTGGAGGGACACGGGCAGTTGTCGGTGTTCTATCCGTTCCTGAAGATGATCGCGATGGTCGGCTCGTACCTGCCCGGCATTCCGGGTGGCATCTTCGCGCCGTCGCTGTCGATCGGCGCGGGCTTCGGCAATCTGCTGCACATGGTGTTCGATTCGATGCAGTTGCCGATGCTGATCGCGCTCGCGATGGTCGGCTATCTGGCCGCGGTCACGCAGTCGCCGATCACGTCGTTCGTGATCGTGATGGAGATGATCGACGGTCACGCGCTCGTGATTTCGCTGATGGCCACCGCGTTGATCGCGAGCCGCGTGTCGCGCCTGTTCGCACCGCCGCTTTATGAGTCGCTCGCCGAGCGCTACATGGCGCCGCTGCCGCAACCGGCGCCCGCGCCGGTGCCGGAAGTGCCCGAGGTCGAGGTGCCGGAAGCGGGAAGCGTCGACGGCGAGCCGCCCGCCGGTGATGCCGCAGACGACATCACGACGGATGCTTCCGGCTCGCCGCGTCAGTAG